Within Candidatus Desulfatibia profunda, the genomic segment CGAGTCGCTGCGGACTCATGTCAGGCCCGCTCAGTAAAACACAATGGTGCGATCCTTGTTCGCTCCGAGAAATGCTTTCAGGTCGCCTGCCTTGCGCCACCGTGCCCACCAGGTGGGTTCCATGGAGAAATTTACCGCGCCTTTGATGTGGCCTGTCCGGTATTCCCATTCCTGGCGAGTGTCTACCAGAAGAAGGCTGTCGGGATTTTTACTGTAACGCTTCCACAACTTTTCCGTATTGATAATCTGATATCCGCCCTGCTTTGCTTCGCTCCGGACATCCTCCCAGGTCGCCACCTTCGGAGTAACGCTGCGGTTGGTGAACCAGAGCGCTGCGGCTGTAATCGCAATAGCCACAAAGGCCAAAATGGTTTTTCTAACACCATTCATCTTAATTCTTCCTTAAATCTTTCCTTCTCTTTTTAATTTTGTAACAAGGAAGTCAGCCCCTGATCGAGACAGTCCCAATCCCTCAGCAAGATCCGTTGGGTCTAAGGAATTGGTCTTTTTAATGAAAGCAGTCACTTCGCTCTCCAGTTCTTCCAGCCAGCTTTCAAAAAGGACAAGCACTTCGGGATTTGCTACAGCAGAGAGTTGCCTGGACTGAGCCACTTTCTCCACCAGGCTTTGACACATTTTCGTTGGATCGACACCTTCGTCCATGCATTCCGCCAGTCAGAGGTGAACCAGGCTGGATACTTTGTCGTCACCGGAGTCACCAATAAGGTTCATCACAAACCGGATTCGGACATCTTCATCCAAAAGCGGAAAAAGATTTTTTATCACTATGGTTAATGCAGATGCTGCCTCTTGGGGCTCCATGTTGTTTATTAATGCTTGAATTTTGTCTATGCTCATAGAGTCATCTCCATAGGTCAAAAAGTTTTTCTTTGTGTCAATAAATCTGTGGCTAACTTATTCAAATTCATAAGAATATCAATGATTCTTTTGTCTGCCAATTCATAGTATATAAATGGTCCCTCCCGTTCCACTTTGACCAGAAGCGATCGTTTCAGCTCTTTAAGATGATGGGAAATCAACGGCTGAGACAATTGAAGTTCCTCAACGATTGCCGAGACCGATTTTTTCCCATTGCTGATGCATACCAGTATTCGCAAACGGTTTTCATCGCTCAAACTTTTTGCTAAAAAGGCAGGTGCTTGAAGGTTTTCCATATGCATACTATTTTTTTTATCTTTCTTTCGCAATTATCTTCCTCCATGCCTATCCCGGTTAAGTCTCTGATGCGCTATCTCAGCGACATTCTTTAAGATATAAACGACCTATAAGCATATAAATGTTAATTTATATGCTTATCCAAAAAATGTCAATCAAAATTTTGAAATTTATCCATACATTTCTGTTATTAGTATTCAGGCTTAAAATCGGGCAGGTGTGCTAGAAGGGAAACCTGCAAAGTGTTTTTGCAGACTGGACGGCAGGCCAATCAAGAAACTTTACAAGGCTTGACGCAAAATCTGTGGCAAGCTGGCTGAGACAATTCGCGTATTACGATTTAAGGCCTACATTTTGTTCAAACCTATTGTTGATCCCCTCTGCGCTTTTTGAACCGCCTGATACATTGTGTACCCGCCGGAAATATTTTTCACCTTAAAGCCGAGCAGAGAAAGTAATCGCAATGCAAAATAGGAGCGCAGTCCGATCGAACAGTAGCTCCAGATTTCGCGATTGCGAGGCAACTCGGTGATGCGTTGTCGCAGTTGCCCCAGCGGTATGTTGACGGCGTTTTCAACGTGGCCTCGATTGAATTCAAAAGGCTCGCTGACATCAAGAATAAAGGCATCCGAGGCGTTAAGATCCTCCCAGTGGACAACCTGAGAATACCCGCGCAGAACGTTGGATGCGATCATGCCCGCCAGGTTGACGGGATCCTTGGCCGAACCGTATTGCGGCGCGTAGCACAGTTCAGCTTCCTCGAGATCGAAAACGGTTCCCTGCTGCTGAATCGCCATGGCGATGACATCGATGCGTTTATCAACCCCTTCTGTGCCGACGGCTTGAGCACCCAAGATCTTTCCGTCCAGAGGCGAGAATATCAGTTTAATCGTGATGGTTTTAGCGCCGGGATAATAGCCGGCATGGTGATCCGGATGCAGATAGATTTTTTCGTAGGGCTGACGTTCACTTTCACTGTTAAGCTGTTTTAGAAATTTTTCGGTCACGCCGGTGGCGGCGACGGTCAGGCTGAGGACGCCGCAAATCGATGTGGCCTGCGCCCCCCGAAACCGATGAGGGTGGATGGAAGCGTTTCCCATGATGGCATCGGCCGCTATGCGGCCCTGCCGGTTGGCCGGACCGGCAAGCAGTGCCAGGCTCCGGGTGCCGGTGACAAAATGATTGACTTCGACGGCATCACCGACTGCCCAGATATTTTCGTCACTGGTACGCATTTGACCATCAACCGAGATGCCGCCAAGATTACCGATAGTAAGATCGGCTGTCTTGGCAAGCTGGATTTCGGGACGGACGCCGACAGCGAGAATAACCATGTCCGTGGTAACGATCCGGCCGGATGCAAGCATGATGTCGATCATCTGAGCGCTGTTGGATTTAAATCCCGTAACCGGACTGCCCAAGCTTAAGGACACACCTTTGGCGGTGAGATGATCATGGATAAACGTCGCCATTTCAGGGTCCAGGGTCGCCATGACCTGCGGCAGCATTTCGATGATGGTGACGTCAATTCCCCGTATTTTCAGGTTTTCGGCCATTTCCAGCCCGATAAATCCGCCGCCGACAACTGCGGCCCGCTTTACATCTCGCGTTGTTATCCAGTCAATGATTTTCTTGGTATCCGGGATGGTCTTTACGGTAAAAATTCCGGGAAGATCGATACCTTCCAGATTCGGTTTTAACGCTGCTGCCCCGGGCGCCAGTACCAGGGCATCATAATGTTCTTGGTACACCTCGCCGGTTTTCAAATTTTCAACCCCAATTGTTTTGTTTTTTCGGTCAATCCGGCGAACGTTATTTTCGGTCCGCACGTCGATATTAAATCGCTTTTTGAAAATCTGCGGCGAGGCAATAATGAGTGACCTTTCTTTGGTAATGACGTTCCCAACGTAATAGGGGAGGCCGCAATTGGCAAAAGATACATGGCGGCCGCGCTCAAAAACGATGATTTCAGCATCTTCGGAAAGTCTGCGTGCCCTGGCGGCGCATGATGCACCGCCGGCAACGCCGCCGACGATCAGCAACCTTTTTGGCTTCATAATGGATATCTCCTTAGTCACCTTCTATATGGGAACTGCTATAGTGAGTGAACTCTTAATATAAAGCATGAATTCCATATCATATCCAGCAGCCAGTATCCAGATTTAACCAACCGCCGCCGACCAAATCAGCGCCATAATGCCTGCCAGAACAAAGTGGGTTTCTACCAGAAATTCCAGGCGGGTACCGGGAAGCATGTGGCCCCGTTCGTGCGCTGAAAGAATGATCAAAAGAAAGATGGGGCAGATTGCAAGGGCCACGCCCAAGCTTGAAGTCAGATGCAGTGCGCTTGACAGCAGGATGAAAACAAAAACGAAAATGAGCATTGATTTCAAGAGGCGCAAGGTTCGCTTTTCTCCCAGCAGCAATGGAATCGTTGCCTTTCCTACAATGCGGTCGCCCTGCATGTCGAGAATGTCGAAAAATGCTGTTCTCACAAAGACCAGGCAGACCGACCAGAAAAAAACGGCTGCCGTGCTCAGGCTGCTGTTGAGCGATCCTGACAACGAAGGCAGAAGCGCGGTGACGATGCCCCAGGCCATTGCAATCAGCACGGTCTTTGAGCCCGGTATGTCTCTTATTCTCAGGTACTTGCCACTGGCAAACCAGCCCGGGAAAAGCTTGCTGTTATAGGAAAGCCCCATGACGCTCATGGACAATAGAATCAGAAACGGAATCAGGCCTAAACTGTAGGCGGTCAGCAGGCCCGCTCCGCCGGCAATGATGGCAAGCAGTGAAAGCAGGAGCATATTGTTGTCATAAAACGAGGCCCTCTCCGGGTCATTATATCGGTCTGCCTTGGTGCCTGTCAGGTTGTTCAAGATATGCATGGACTGAACATAGAGGAAGGATATGAGCACATGGGGGAAGAAGTTGGTAATTCCAAGAAGTTTGGTACAAGCATAGCAGAGGCATCCTGCGCCGATGGATACATAGATATTGGTCAAAAGAAGGGCGCGCTGGATGGTGACAAGGAACCTGCGCCGGCGTTTTCCTTTGGTATACGGAAGGAACTCCAGCGTTCTGTATATTCGATTGATGATCCAGTTGGGCGTAGAGGCGCCGGCGGTTATGCCGATGCTTTGTGCTGAAGAGAGTGCTTCTAGATCGAGTTCCGACTCTGATTCGATATGATATGTCGGTTTTCCGGTCTGCCGCGCGATCTCGGCCAGCCGCTGGGTGTTCCCGCTGTTGAAGCCGCCGGCGACGATGATAGCATCCACTGAATCGGCCAACTGGTATACTTCGGCCTGGCGTCTGGCCGTCGAATCGCAAATGGTATCAAAGATTTTATAGTGGGGATATTTTTGGCCGGCCCAGTTTTTGACTTTCTCAAAAAAGATCGTGTTCTGGGTGGTCTGGGCTACAATTATCGCCCGGTCAAAGGGTTGGAGCGCATCGAGGTCATTGAGGTTATCGACGACATATCCTTTTTCCCCGGCAAAGCCTGATAGGCCGACAACTTCGGGGTGATCTTTATCTCCGATGATGATCGCGGCGCAACCCTGTTGGGCGTGCGTATAGATGATGGTCTGAACTTTGATGACACGCGGACAGGTCGCATCGATGACCTTAAAACCGGCTGCTTTAAGCTTCTCTTTGGCCTTGGGTGGAACGCCGTGGGCTCTGATAAGTACCGTGCCGGAACCGTGCTCCGGTATTTTGGAAAGGATAAATACCCCTTTTTCTTTTAGAAGATTTAAAACCTGGGGATTGTGGATAAGAGGCCCATAGGTACAGATCGGATTTTGGTGTTTGTTCGGTGCATCCAGAACCATTTCAACGGCTCTGCGGACGCCCATGCAGAAGCCTGCGGTTTTGGCAATTAATATTTTCATCTAACCGGATAGATATTGGTTCCTTAATTGTAAATTTTGTACGTTTTGTGGCCAAACTTTTTTCATAGCCACAAAGACACTAAGGCACAAAGAAAGAAGAATCAATATATTCTTAGTGTCTTTGTGCCTTGGTGGCAAAAATTTAAGGGCGGAGGCCGGCTTGTCTGGATTAGGTAGAAAGATCCTGTTGTTACAGTTCTTTTAGAAAGATGTTATGGTCTACCAGCGCAAGTGCATGGATGCGGGCCTTTAGAAATTTCTGGTCGCCAAAAATACTAATCAGCCGAATACCGTCTTCTTCGGGTTCAACCGTGTCAACGGCTTCCATAACCAGTATTTTATCGTCGCCTTTAATCAGATATGCATTCGCTTCACACATGACAGTCTTTTCCTGTTGATGGTCCTTGGCAAAAGTCTTTTAGCTTTTCCTCTATAAGGTTTTCAATAAGATGGGGGAGTGGGATATAGGATATCCCGACGATTTCGACATTTTCCTGTGAGAGCGGTATGAGCAGTTTTTTTGCCGGGCTGGCGGCCACGGCTTCAGCCATCTTAGGAGTTACTTCCCCCATCATGGAATGCGCCATAATAATAGCGACGGTTCCAATAATGACATCGACTTTGCCGGCGGTTTGAACAATCGCATTTTCGCCGGAGGCACCGCGATTGGCTTTGGCCTTCAGCATTTGAGCCGTTGCAATTGCGTTCGTACCAAGGGCGATAATTTCGACGGTTTCCCCAAGAAGCTCTTTAAGCTTTTTGATGACGGTGCTGCCGATACCGCCGCCTTGCCCGTCGATGACGCAAATCCGTTTCGTGTAAGAAACCAATTGACTGTTATCCCATTTTCTCAGAATCCATTATCCCATCATTGCGAGCATGAACAATGCAGGCTGATGTGAGTAACAAATATTGACCCCGGCGTCAATGAAAACCATCTGAGACCTTATGGAAACTTTATAGTTTTTGTATTTTAGCCATGCTCTTGCGCTTTTTTTTGGAAAGCCGCCTGCTGGGGCCTTTCTTTTTGGTTGTAGAAGTCCGGCCGCCTTCATTTCCCCGATGAATTTTCTTTGTATCCATATGCGCCGCCATGGCAATCTTTTCTTCAAACCTTAAAGAGGTTATGGTGGCACACCCTCTGGATGACGCAAAATTGATAACATCAAGATCTGAGCTGACAATCAGGGCTTTTTCCTTTTCTCTGGCGGCCATCCGTTTAATGACGGTGTCAGCCGATTCCCCGCTGCGAGAAAATTTAATCTTTATTCCCTTGATTTGGTCTCTGGATGCGGAAAAGAGAGGCGCGCGGGCTCCGTCAAAAACGATCGTAATCTTATGGCCTTTTATTCTTTTGTAGGCGGCCAGTGTGTCAATGAGGGTCTCACGACCGAGTTGCATATCCTGACTGTCAAGAGGGCTGAAGAAACGGGACTGGCGGATCAAATTATAACCATCGATGATAATATGAATCGACATATAAAATCGCTCCGCGATTTTATGCTTTTTTTAACAGGCCCAGGATACGATCAAGATCGTCATCGCTGAAAAATTTAATTTCCACCGTTCCTTTGCGGCCGTGTTTTTTGATCTTAACCTGGGTGCCGAAGCGACGAGACAGCTCTTCCGCCAGGCTTAAAAAGTATCTTTGTTCGGAATCGGTTGCAGGCTTGTGCGGCTTTTTCCTTTCCGATTTCAAACGATTGACCAGGTGTTCGGTTTCCCTGACTGATAGCCCTTTTGAAACAATGGCTCTCCAGGCTGCGTTCTGCTGCGCGGATGTTTCAGCGCCCAGCAAAGCCCGGGCATGCCCCATTGTCAAGGTTCCGTCCGCCAGGCTGGCCTTGATAGGCTCGGGCAACTGCCGGAGTCTCAAAAAATTGGCAATGGCAGACCGACTTTTACCGATGCGTTCGGCAGCCTGGTCTTGGGTAAGATCGAATTCGGTGATCAATTGATAATAGGCTTCGGCTTCTTCCAGGGGATTCAGGTCTTGGCGTTGGACGTTTTCGACGATGGACATTAGCAGCATCTCTGTATCTGCAAGCGACTTTACGAGCACCGGCACCTGGCTCAGCCCGGCCTTTTTGGCAGCACGCAGGCGTCTTTCACCGGTTACCAGTTCATAACCGTTATGGTCTTTTCTCACAATCAGGGGTTGGATAATACCCTGTTCTTTGATGGAGCGGGCCAGCTCTTCCAGTTCTTCCTCGGGGAACCTAAGGCGGGGCTGGTAGCGGTTTGGATGGATCAGCTCAATATCGCACTGGAAATATTCTTTTGAACGGTTTTCAATCGCTTCGATATCGGGAATGAGGGCATCGAGGCCCCTGCCCAACGCTCTTTTCCTGGTTGTCTTTGAACCTGAGTCGGCTTGCTTGGTATTTTTTTCTTTTTTCATGATAGACCTTTTTGTTGTTGTGCTCAAAAATCATGACCCGGCGTGCTGCATGGAATGAAGCTCCCCGCCCTGAAGGGCGGTGCTTTTGCCCTTCAGGCAGTGCTTCGCGGCGAAGAGCGGGCCGGTCAATTCTTATGAGATGAATGGTTCATGATTTCTTTTGCCAGCTCAAAATAGCTTTGGGCTCCGGCTGAAGCAGCATCATAAAGCAATATGGGTTTTCCGAAACTGGGGGCTTCTCCAAGCCTGACGTTTCTGGGAACCATGGTCTTAAAGACAAGGTTTTTGAAATATTTTTCAGCATCTTCAGCCACCTGCTGGGACAGGTTTGTCCTTTTGTCATACATGGTCAGAAGGATTCCGGCAATTTTCAGTTTCGGGTTCAGATTGTGTTTGATGCGTTTCATGGTTCGCAGCAGCTGCCCGAGTCCTTCCAATGCATAAAATTCGCACTGCAGGGGTATCAACATGTAGTCGGCAGCCGTCAGGGCGTTTACCGTCAGAAGA encodes:
- a CDS encoding rhodanese-like domain-containing protein, yielding MNGVRKTILAFVAIAITAAALWFTNRSVTPKVATWEDVRSEAKQGGYQIINTEKLWKRYSKNPDSLLLVDTRQEWEYRTGHIKGAVNFSMEPTWWARWRKAGDLKAFLGANKDRTIVFY
- a CDS encoding winged helix-turn-helix transcriptional regulator encodes the protein MHMENLQAPAFLAKSLSDENRLRILVCISNGKKSVSAIVEELQLSQPLISHHLKELKRSLLVKVEREGPFIYYELADKRIIDILMNLNKLATDLLTQRKTF
- a CDS encoding FAD-dependent oxidoreductase; translation: MKPKRLLIVGGVAGGASCAARARRLSEDAEIIVFERGRHVSFANCGLPYYVGNVITKERSLIIASPQIFKKRFNIDVRTENNVRRIDRKNKTIGVENLKTGEVYQEHYDALVLAPGAAALKPNLEGIDLPGIFTVKTIPDTKKIIDWITTRDVKRAAVVGGGFIGLEMAENLKIRGIDVTIIEMLPQVMATLDPEMATFIHDHLTAKGVSLSLGSPVTGFKSNSAQMIDIMLASGRIVTTDMVILAVGVRPEIQLAKTADLTIGNLGGISVDGQMRTSDENIWAVGDAVEVNHFVTGTRSLALLAGPANRQGRIAADAIMGNASIHPHRFRGAQATSICGVLSLTVAATGVTEKFLKQLNSESERQPYEKIYLHPDHHAGYYPGAKTITIKLIFSPLDGKILGAQAVGTEGVDKRIDVIAMAIQQQGTVFDLEEAELCYAPQYGSAKDPVNLAGMIASNVLRGYSQVVHWEDLNASDAFILDVSEPFEFNRGHVENAVNIPLGQLRQRITELPRNREIWSYCSIGLRSYFALRLLSLLGFKVKNISGGYTMYQAVQKAQRGSTIGLNKM
- the ispH gene encoding 4-hydroxy-3-methylbut-2-enyl diphosphate reductase; this encodes MKILIAKTAGFCMGVRRAVEMVLDAPNKHQNPICTYGPLIHNPQVLNLLKEKGVFILSKIPEHGSGTVLIRAHGVPPKAKEKLKAAGFKVIDATCPRVIKVQTIIYTHAQQGCAAIIIGDKDHPEVVGLSGFAGEKGYVVDNLNDLDALQPFDRAIIVAQTTQNTIFFEKVKNWAGQKYPHYKIFDTICDSTARRQAEVYQLADSVDAIIVAGGFNSGNTQRLAEIARQTGKPTYHIESESELDLEALSSAQSIGITAGASTPNWIINRIYRTLEFLPYTKGKRRRRFLVTIQRALLLTNIYVSIGAGCLCYACTKLLGITNFFPHVLISFLYVQSMHILNNLTGTKADRYNDPERASFYDNNMLLLSLLAIIAGGAGLLTAYSLGLIPFLILLSMSVMGLSYNSKLFPGWFASGKYLRIRDIPGSKTVLIAMAWGIVTALLPSLSGSLNSSLSTAAVFFWSVCLVFVRTAFFDILDMQGDRIVGKATIPLLLGEKRTLRLLKSMLIFVFVFILLSSALHLTSSLGVALAICPIFLLIILSAHERGHMLPGTRLEFLVETHFVLAGIMALIWSAAVG
- a CDS encoding CooT family nickel-binding protein, with amino-acid sequence MCEANAYLIKGDDKILVMEAVDTVEPEEDGIRLISIFGDQKFLKARIHALALVDHNIFLKEL
- a CDS encoding DUF3842 family protein, which codes for MVSYTKRICVIDGQGGGIGSTVIKKLKELLGETVEIIALGTNAIATAQMLKAKANRGASGENAIVQTAGKVDVIIGTVAIIMAHSMMGEVTPKMAEAVAASPAKKLLIPLSQENVEIVGISYIPLPHLIENLIEEKLKDFCQGPSTGKDCHV
- a CDS encoding NYN domain-containing protein — protein: MSIHIIIDGYNLIRQSRFFSPLDSQDMQLGRETLIDTLAAYKRIKGHKITIVFDGARAPLFSASRDQIKGIKIKFSRSGESADTVIKRMAAREKEKALIVSSDLDVINFASSRGCATITSLRFEEKIAMAAHMDTKKIHRGNEGGRTSTTKKKGPSRRLSKKKRKSMAKIQKL
- a CDS encoding ParB/RepB/Spo0J family partition protein encodes the protein MKKEKNTKQADSGSKTTRKRALGRGLDALIPDIEAIENRSKEYFQCDIELIHPNRYQPRLRFPEEELEELARSIKEQGIIQPLIVRKDHNGYELVTGERRLRAAKKAGLSQVPVLVKSLADTEMLLMSIVENVQRQDLNPLEEAEAYYQLITEFDLTQDQAAERIGKSRSAIANFLRLRQLPEPIKASLADGTLTMGHARALLGAETSAQQNAAWRAIVSKGLSVRETEHLVNRLKSERKKPHKPATDSEQRYFLSLAEELSRRFGTQVKIKKHGRKGTVEIKFFSDDDLDRILGLLKKA